A region of the Corynebacterium falsenii genome:
AGTCGCTGGAGCGCGCCCTGTCCACCGGCTGCCGCCGCGTGAACATTGGTACCGCCGCTCTCGAGGATCCGGACTGGTGCAAGTCCGTCATTGAGCGCTACGGCGATCGCGTGGCCATCGGCCTGGATACCCGCGAGGTCGATGGCGAGTGGCGGCTGCGCGGCCGCGGCTGGACCGCCGACGGCGGCGAGCTGTGGGAGGTCCTGGAACGGCTCGACGCCGAAGGTGTGAGCCGCCTCGTCGTCACCGATGTGAGCCGCGACGGCATGCTCAACGGCCCCAACATCGACCTGCTGCGCGACGTCGCAGCGGCCACCTCTGCTCCCGTGGTGGCCTCGGGCGGTATCTCCAGCCTGGACGATATCCGCGCCCTCGCGGAGGTCGTTGATGAGGGCGTGGATTCCGCCATCGTGGGCAAGGCGCTGTACGCCGGGAAGTTCACCCTGGAAGAGGCCCTGGAGGTCGCACGACGATGAGCCTGCCCACCCAGCCCGGATCGAACGAACTCGATACCCGGGCTCTGCTCGCCATTGCTGAAGCGGCTGTGGACGAAGCAGAAACCACCTTCACCGCCGCGGTGGGGGCCGAACCGGAAATCATCAAGTCGCCCGGCGACTTTGCCACCGAGGCCGACCTCACCGTCGAGCGCCAACTGCGCACTTTGCTGACCCAGTACACCGGCCTGCCCGTGCACGGCGAAGAGTTCGGCACCGTGCGCCCCGGCGAGATGCCCCTCGAGCACAACCCCAGCGACAAGGATGCAGACGGCCTCGACGGCCCCCGGCGCGTGGGTCGAGCCCTCGAGGATGAAGAGATGCCGCAGACCTACTGGGTGGTCGATCCCATCGACGGCACAGCCAACTACGCGGTGGGTAACCCGTTCGCCTGCATCCTCGTGTCGCTGGTGCACCAGGGCGAAACGCAGCTGTCCGTCACCGAGATGCCCCTGCTCGGCAAGCGCATCACCGCCCGCCGGGGCCACGGCCTGTTCGTCGACGGCCACCCGTGTCGCGCGATGCCACCGTCCGATCCGGGCGTCACCCAGATCAGCTTCGGCTCGATCCTGTCCCAGCGTCGCGGCAACCTGCCCATTTCCTACCGCCAGGACATGCTCACCGAGATCGGCAAGTCCTACCCGCGCATGCGCGTCACCGGATCGGTTGGCATCGACTTGGCCTTCACCGCCGCGGGAGTCTTCGGCGGCACCGTGACGTTCAGCCCCAACCTGTGGGACAACGCTGCGGGCATCCTCGCGGTGCAGGAGAATGGCGGTATCGCCACCGACTTCGCCGGGAACCCGTGGCGGCCCGGCGTCTCCGGCCTCGTGGCCGGCGAGCCGGAGGTGCATGCCACGCTGCTGCAACACATCCAAAGCGTGCCCATCGGCACCGCAGCTCGCTCAACCCAAGAGATCATGGATCGGGGAGGAATCCGATGAGTGTGACCGTCCGAGTTATTCCCTGCCTCGACGTGGACAATGGCCGCGTGGTCAAAGGCGTGAACTTCGAAGGCCTCCGCGATGCCGGTGACCCCGTGGAGCTCGCCAAGCGCTACGACCAGGAGGGCGCCGACGAGCTGACGTTCCTCGACGTCTCTGCTTCCAAGGACGGCCGCGGCACCATGCTGGACGTGGTGCGCCGAACCGCTGATCAGGTGTTCATCCCGCTGACCGTCGGCGGGGGAGTGCGCTCCGCCGAGGACGTTGATGCTCTGCTGCGCGCGGGCGCAGACAAGGTCTCCGTCAATTCCTCCGCCGTTGCCCGCCCCGAGCTGCTGCGCGAACTTTCTCAGCGCTTCGGCGCGCAGTGCATCGTGCTCTCCGTCGATGCCCGCCGCGTGCCCGGTGGCCCGAGCGAGCAGTACCCCTCCGGCTTCGAGGTCACCACCCACGGCGGCACAAAGTCCGCCGGATTGGATGCCCTCGAATGGGCTAAGAAGGGCGAAGAGCTGGGCGTGGGGGAGATCCTGCTCAACTCCATGGATGGCGACGGCACGAAGGCCGGCTTCGACGTGGAGATGACCGAGGCATGCCGCAAGGTTGTGACCATCCCCGTCATCGCCTCCGGCGGAGCCGGAGCAGCGGAGCACTTCCCGCCCGCCGTGGCGGCTGGGGCGGATGCCGTCCTGGCGGCGTCGATCTTCCACTTTGGTGAGGTCAGCATCCCCGAGGTCAAAGACGCGATGGCCGAGGCCGGTTACGAGGTCCGCCGATGAGCAGCACCAACCCCGCTGATTACGAGCTCGACCCGGCAGTTGCCGACCGGCTCAAGCGCACCGCCGATGGCTTGGTTCCAGCGATCGTCCAGGAGGCGGGCACCGGCGAGGTGCTCATGATGGCCTGGATGGATGACCACGCGCTGGCCTACAGCCTGGCCACGCGCCAAGGCACGTATTGGTCGCGCTCTCGCGGCGAATACTGGATTAAGGGCCTGACCAGCGGCCACACCCAGCGCGTGGTCTCGCTGCGCTTGGATTGCGATGCGGACACCATCCTCATGGAGGTTGAGCAGACCGGTGCCGCATGCCACACGGGCACGCATAGCTGCTTCGATTCCGACCAGCTGCTCTAGCACTGCCGCGGCTGCCTGGCCTAGGCCCATTTCGGCAGCGGAGGCTGCCAGGCCGCAAATTCCGTGAACAGTTCCTCGGCAGTGTCCGCGACGATCAATGAGTCGCGGTCTTCGCTACGGATATAACCCTGGGTGACCATGTGGTCCAGCATTGCCAGGGTCGGTGCCCAGAACTCGCGGCCGAGCAGTGCGATCGGTTTCGTATGCTCTCCCAATTGCTGGCCGGTCCAGGCGTCGAAGAATTCGTCGAGCGTGCCTGCTCCGCCCGGGAGGCACACGAACCCGTCTGCGAGTTCACTCATCCGCTGCTTGCGCGCGTTGAGCGTGGGGACTATCTCCAGCGTGGTCAGCCCTGGGTGTGCGACCTCGCGATCCACGAGGTGCTGCGGGATCACACCCGTGGCGTGGCCACCGGCTTCGATAACCGCATCTGCCACTGCTCCCATCAGTCCCACTTTTCCGCCGCCGTAGATCAAGCGGGTGTTATTCGACGCCATCAGGGTCCCCAACTCCTGTGCCAATCGCAGGTTTGCAGGGGCCACGCCCAGACGGGCGCCCATGAACACCGCGAGGAAGCGCACGGGGTGGTGAGCCAGGGCTGGCAGGACGGCGTCGGTGAGCAGCGGGGCCAACGATCGGTTGCCCGAAAGATCGCCCGGAAGACCACCCGGAAGATCGCCTGAATGATCGGAGCCGAGGTGGCGTGGATCAACCCACGCGAGCTCCGCGATCTCAGCGGCTGCCTGCGGTGCACCGGTCAACGGCGCGGCAAAGACTACAGCTTCCACGCGGCGGTGAGCTTCATTGGCCGCCGCAGTGGTGAAGGTGCCGAGTTCGATGAGGTCATCCGTGCTGAGCGGAAGGCCCACTTCCTCGCGGACTTCTCTGACGGCCGCGTCCGCCGCGGATTCCCCTGCCTCCGGCTTACCGCCGGGGAACATGAAGGTGGAGGTCCCCTTCTTGCGCACTGTGAGGACACGGCCATGCGGATCGCGCAACACCACGGCGCTGACGCGAATGATGGGAGTAGACATAATCGTCACCCTAGACCACCGTGGTGGGCGGGGAGTTTGAGGGTGGCGTCGAGACGAAGCGAAACCTCATGAGGCAGAATAAAGGGCATGTCTGACGCGCAACTGACCAGCAGGGAAACCTTCCGACACCTCGCCGCGAATCACCGCGTGGTGCCGGTCGTGCAGAAAGTCCTCGCGGACCAGGAAACTGCACTGACTGCCTACCGGAAACTCGCCGACGGCAAGCCCGGTACGTTTCTGCTGGAATCCGCAGCTCACGGCCAATCATGGGATCGGTTCTCCATCATCGGCACGGGGGCACGGTGCGCCCTGACGGCGAAGGATTCTGCCGCGCGCTGGATCGGTGACCCGCCAGTGGACATCCCGGCGGACACCGACCCGCTCACGGCGATCCGCAACACGCTCGACAGCCTCAAGACTGCCCCGATGCCGGACCTGCCGCCGCTGACCAGTGGCCTGGTGGGCTACATGGGCTATGACATGATCCGCTACATCGAGGACATTCCCGATACGTGTGAAGACGACCTCGACATTCCGGACATGGTTCAGCTGCTCGTGGAGGACCTTGCCGTGGTCGATCACTATGAGGGGGTGATTTGGCTCATCGCGAGCGTCATCAACTGGGACAACACCGATCACCGCGTAGATGAGGCCTACGACGAAGCGGTGGAGCGCATCGGCGCGATGCTGGCCAAACTCAACGAGCCGCTGCCCACCAGCGGAGTTGCCGTGTACAACACGCCGACCCCCGAGCCGCGGCGCCAGCGGACCCTCGAGGACCACAAGAACCGTATCGAGCAGGTCAAGGAGCACGTGCGCGCCGGCGATGCCTTCCAGGTGGTGCTGTCGCAGCGTTTCGAGATGGATACGGATGTGGATGCCTTCGATGTGTACCGAATGCTGCGCGTGGCCAACCCTTCGCCGTACATGTTCCTGCTCAACGTGCCGAACGAGGACTTCACGGCCACGGATTTTCAGATCATCGGCTCTTCGCCGGAGTCCCTGGTGCAGGTGCGAGAAGGCACGGTGACGACCTACCCGATCGCCGGCTCGCGGCCGCGTGGCGACAACTTGGAGCAGGACCAGCTCTATGAAAAGGAGCTGGTCAACGACGAAAAGGAGAACTCGGAGCACCTCATGCTCGTGGACCTGGGTCGCAACGATCTGGGCCGGGTGTGCGTGCCCGGCACCGTTGCGGTGCATGATTTCCGCCACGTGGAGCGCTACAGCGCGATCATGCACCTGGTGTCTGGAGTGTCTGGCAAGTTGGCGCCTGACAAGACTGCCGTGGATGCGTTTGCGGCAACGTTCCCTGCGGGCACGCTCTCTGGCGCGCCGAAGCCGAGTGCGCTAAGCATCATCGACAAGCTCGAGGACACGCGCCGTGGCGTGTACGGCGGCACGGTGGGGTACTTCGACTTTTCGGGAAATACCGATCAGTCCATCGCTATTCGCACTGGTTTGTACAAAGGCGGTACCGTTTATGTGCAAGCCGGCGGTGGAATCGTTGCCGATTCGAACCCGGACGCGGAGGATGAGGAAACCCGGAACAAGGCGGCCGCCGTGCTCCGCGCCGTGGCGGCGGCGGAGACCCTGCGCGCTGCAACGAGCCAGTCGGAAAGCTAGCGACAGTTCAGCGTCAGTCAAGACAAGACAAGGCAAGACAGAGAAAGAAGGCGCCGAAGTCATGGCGGAACAAGCTAAGTCCGGGAACGTAGCCAAGCGGAACCGGCGGATCGCTTTGCTGCTGGTGGTGTTGTCCGCAGCAGGGCTGTGGGCATCTGGCCGCATGGTGTTTGTCACGGTGTCTGTATCCGACGACAAAGCGGGCGATTCCGTCAAGGAACTCGTCGGCTCCGTATGGGACCCCGCGGCCACGCCGTTGGCGCTGGCGATGATCGCCGCGCTCATCCTGTCCATGGCAGTGCAGCCCCTGGCCCGCCGCATCCTCGGTGTGATCATCGCGCTGCTCGCGGCGGTGGCCAGCTTCCGTGCGGTGCAGTTGCTCGTCAGCGACGTGGACCTGGGCCGCGCGCAGAGCCTGCTGGCCTCCGGTGCCGCAACGCAGAAGCAATCCAGCCCGGTCCAGATTTCCGACTGGGCGCGGGTAGTCGATGCCTCGGTGCACAACGGACCGGTGATCATTGCACTGGTGGCCGCGGCGCTGGGGCTTGTCGGCGGCATCATCCTGGTGATGCGCCCTGGTGAGGCGTCCAAGGGCCACAGTCGCTACGAGACCCCGGAGGTGCGCCGAGCGGATGCGGAAGAGGATCTCGCTAACAACCCGGATTCCTCGCGAGTGCTGTGGGACGCGCTCGATGCGGGGGTAGACCCCACTGAAGATGACGAATTTCGTAGCTCCAGCAAGCACCGTTAAGCTCATGGAGTGAGACGGTACGTGACCGCCGTAACACTGCAGCACAGCATCCTGGTGCGGGGGCAACGTACTCACCTAGTTCGATCGACCATGTCAGGATCAACCACAATGACTACCGTTCTAGACAACATCATTGAAGGCGTGCTGGAAGACCAGGCCGAACGGGAAGCCAAGATCCCCTACAAGGAGATCAAGGCAATGTCATTGGATGCTCCGCCGGCGCTCGATGCCTTCGAGGCCTTGTCTGGCCCCTGCGTGAAGGTCATCGCCGAGGTCAAGCGCGCTAGCCCGTCCAAGGGGCACCTGGCGGACATCGCCGAGCCGGAGGTTCTGGCCCAGGCGTATCAGGATAACGGCGCCACCGCGATTAGCTGCCTCACCGAGCAGCGCCGCTTCAAGGGATCGTTGGCGGATTTCGACGCCGTCCGCAAGGCCGTGGATATCCCATTGCTCCGCAAGGATTTCATGGTCAACCCCTATCAAATCCACGAGGCGCGCGCCCATGGGGCGGATATCATTCTGCTCATCGTCGCCGCCTTGGATCAGCAGCGGTTGGAATCCCTGCTCGACCGCACCGAATCGCTGGGCATGACCGCCCTCGTTGAGGTCCACACCGAGGAAGAAGCCGAGCGCGCCGTTGCCGCCGGAGCCAAGGTCATCGGCGTGAACGCCCGCAACCTCAAGACCCTCGAGGTCGATACCAACGTGTTCTCCCGCATCGCCCCCGGCCTGCCCAGCGACGTAGTCAAGATCGCCGAGTCCGGCGTGAAGAACAAGCACGACCTGCTCAGCTACGCCTCCGTCGGCGCGGACGCTGTCCTGGTGGGCGAGGGGCTCGTCACCGCAGGCAACCCGGCGCAGGCCTGCCGCGACCTCGTGGCTGCCGGTCGGCACCCTTCCTGCCCACAGGTGCACTAAGAAAAAATCGCAGCAGGTAACATGGCGTGCTGTGAGTACACAGAGCCAAACTGCACTGCCCACCGCGGGACAGGTCCTTGCCACCCCCACCCACCACGAGCCCGATGAGCGTGGTCACTGGGGAGAATTTGGTGGCCGCTACGTTCCCGAGGCCCTCATGGCCGTCATCGACGAAATCACCGATGCCTGGGCCAAGGCCAAGGCAGATCCCGCCTACCTCAACGAGCTCGATGAGCTGCACCGGACGTATTCCGGGCGGCCTTCCCCGCTGTACCATGCGACTCGGTTCTCCGAGGCCATCGGCGCAGACGTGTGGCTCAAGCGCGAGGATCTCAACCACACC
Encoded here:
- the priA gene encoding bifunctional 1-(5-phosphoribosyl)-5-((5-phosphoribosylamino)methylideneamino)imidazole-4-carboxamide isomerase/phosphoribosylanthranilate isomerase PriA, encoding MAEIKTPLTLLPAVDVADGQAVRLVQGAAGTETTYGSPLDAALAWQSAGAEWIHLVDLDAAFGRGSNFELLRDVTGQLDVQVELSGGIRDDESLERALSTGCRRVNIGTAALEDPDWCKSVIERYGDRVAIGLDTREVDGEWRLRGRGWTADGGELWEVLERLDAEGVSRLVVTDVSRDGMLNGPNIDLLRDVAAATSAPVVASGGISSLDDIRALAEVVDEGVDSAIVGKALYAGKFTLEEALEVARR
- a CDS encoding inositol monophosphatase family protein — its product is MSLPTQPGSNELDTRALLAIAEAAVDEAETTFTAAVGAEPEIIKSPGDFATEADLTVERQLRTLLTQYTGLPVHGEEFGTVRPGEMPLEHNPSDKDADGLDGPRRVGRALEDEEMPQTYWVVDPIDGTANYAVGNPFACILVSLVHQGETQLSVTEMPLLGKRITARRGHGLFVDGHPCRAMPPSDPGVTQISFGSILSQRRGNLPISYRQDMLTEIGKSYPRMRVTGSVGIDLAFTAAGVFGGTVTFSPNLWDNAAGILAVQENGGIATDFAGNPWRPGVSGLVAGEPEVHATLLQHIQSVPIGTAARSTQEIMDRGGIR
- the hisF gene encoding imidazole glycerol phosphate synthase subunit HisF, with translation MSVTVRVIPCLDVDNGRVVKGVNFEGLRDAGDPVELAKRYDQEGADELTFLDVSASKDGRGTMLDVVRRTADQVFIPLTVGGGVRSAEDVDALLRAGADKVSVNSSAVARPELLRELSQRFGAQCIVLSVDARRVPGGPSEQYPSGFEVTTHGGTKSAGLDALEWAKKGEELGVGEILLNSMDGDGTKAGFDVEMTEACRKVVTIPVIASGGAGAAEHFPPAVAAGADAVLAASIFHFGEVSIPEVKDAMAEAGYEVRR
- the hisI gene encoding phosphoribosyl-AMP cyclohydrolase — translated: MSSTNPADYELDPAVADRLKRTADGLVPAIVQEAGTGEVLMMAWMDDHALAYSLATRQGTYWSRSRGEYWIKGLTSGHTQRVVSLRLDCDADTILMEVEQTGAACHTGTHSCFDSDQLL
- a CDS encoding TIGR00730 family Rossman fold protein; the protein is MSTPIIRVSAVVLRDPHGRVLTVRKKGTSTFMFPGGKPEAGESAADAAVREVREEVGLPLSTDDLIELGTFTTAAANEAHRRVEAVVFAAPLTGAPQAAAEIAELAWVDPRHLGSDHSGDLPGGLPGDLSGNRSLAPLLTDAVLPALAHHPVRFLAVFMGARLGVAPANLRLAQELGTLMASNNTRLIYGGGKVGLMGAVADAVIEAGGHATGVIPQHLVDREVAHPGLTTLEIVPTLNARKQRMSELADGFVCLPGGAGTLDEFFDAWTGQQLGEHTKPIALLGREFWAPTLAMLDHMVTQGYIRSEDRDSLIVADTAEELFTEFAAWQPPLPKWA
- a CDS encoding anthranilate synthase component I; this encodes MSDAQLTSRETFRHLAANHRVVPVVQKVLADQETALTAYRKLADGKPGTFLLESAAHGQSWDRFSIIGTGARCALTAKDSAARWIGDPPVDIPADTDPLTAIRNTLDSLKTAPMPDLPPLTSGLVGYMGYDMIRYIEDIPDTCEDDLDIPDMVQLLVEDLAVVDHYEGVIWLIASVINWDNTDHRVDEAYDEAVERIGAMLAKLNEPLPTSGVAVYNTPTPEPRRQRTLEDHKNRIEQVKEHVRAGDAFQVVLSQRFEMDTDVDAFDVYRMLRVANPSPYMFLLNVPNEDFTATDFQIIGSSPESLVQVREGTVTTYPIAGSRPRGDNLEQDQLYEKELVNDEKENSEHLMLVDLGRNDLGRVCVPGTVAVHDFRHVERYSAIMHLVSGVSGKLAPDKTAVDAFAATFPAGTLSGAPKPSALSIIDKLEDTRRGVYGGTVGYFDFSGNTDQSIAIRTGLYKGGTVYVQAGGGIVADSNPDAEDEETRNKAAAVLRAVAAAETLRAATSQSES
- a CDS encoding TIGR02234 family membrane protein, translating into MAEQAKSGNVAKRNRRIALLLVVLSAAGLWASGRMVFVTVSVSDDKAGDSVKELVGSVWDPAATPLALAMIAALILSMAVQPLARRILGVIIALLAAVASFRAVQLLVSDVDLGRAQSLLASGAATQKQSSPVQISDWARVVDASVHNGPVIIALVAAALGLVGGIILVMRPGEASKGHSRYETPEVRRADAEEDLANNPDSSRVLWDALDAGVDPTEDDEFRSSSKHR
- the trpC gene encoding indole-3-glycerol phosphate synthase TrpC, which translates into the protein MTTVLDNIIEGVLEDQAEREAKIPYKEIKAMSLDAPPALDAFEALSGPCVKVIAEVKRASPSKGHLADIAEPEVLAQAYQDNGATAISCLTEQRRFKGSLADFDAVRKAVDIPLLRKDFMVNPYQIHEARAHGADIILLIVAALDQQRLESLLDRTESLGMTALVEVHTEEEAERAVAAGAKVIGVNARNLKTLEVDTNVFSRIAPGLPSDVVKIAESGVKNKHDLLSYASVGADAVLVGEGLVTAGNPAQACRDLVAAGRHPSCPQVH